Proteins encoded by one window of Streptococcus sanguinis:
- a CDS encoding DUF536 domain-containing protein produces MAIEKTVSELAEILGVSRQAINNRVKALPPEDTEKNEKGVTVVTRSGLIKLEEIYKKTIFEDEPVSEDVKQRELMEILVDEKNAEIVRLYEQLKAKDSQLAKKDEQLRIKDVQIAEKDKQLDQQQQLTAKAMNERETLLLELDEAKEKVQEQESKGFWARLFGK; encoded by the coding sequence ATGGCAATTGAAAAGACAGTCAGCGAGTTAGCCGAGATTCTTGGAGTTAGCCGTCAGGCGATTAACAATCGTGTCAAGGCACTGCCGCCAGAAGATACGGAAAAGAATGAAAAAGGAGTCACGGTGGTGACCCGCAGCGGCTTGATTAAGCTGGAAGAGATTTATAAGAAAACTATTTTTGAAGATGAACCTGTTAGCGAAGATGTGAAGCAACGCGAGCTGATGGAAATCTTGGTGGATGAAAAAAATGCTGAGATTGTGCGTCTCTATGAGCAGCTTAAGGCCAAGGACAGCCAGCTAGCTAAGAAAGATGAGCAGTTGCGCATCAAGGATGTCCAGATTGCTGAAAAGGACAAGCAGTTGGACCAGCAGCAGCAGCTGACGGCTAAGGCTATGAATGAGCGTGAAACCTTGCTGTTGGAGTTGGATGAAGCCAAGGAAAAGGTGCAGGAACAGGAAAGCAAGGGCTTTTGGGCACGTTTATTTGGAAAATAA
- a CDS encoding NAD(P)/FAD-dependent oxidoreductase, with product MNHFDTIIIGGGPAGMMAAISSSFYAQKTLLIEKNKRLGKKLAGTGGGRCNVTNNGDLDDLLAGIPGNGRFLYSVFSQFDNHDIINFFTENGVKLKVEDHDRVFPATDKSRTIIEALEKKIAELGGTVITNTEIVSVKKSDSLFSVRSSGQTWTCQKLIVTTGGKSYPSTGSTGFGHDIARHFKHTVTDLEAAESPLLTDFPHKALQGISLDDVTLSYGKHVITHDLLFTHFGLSGPAALRLSSFVKGGETIYMDLLPQMSQQALADFLEEHREKSLKNCLKILLPERMADFFAHPFPEKVKHLSLSEKEALIQQIKELAIPVTGKMSLAKSFVTKGGVSLKEINPKTLESKLVPGLHFAGEVLDINAHTGGFNITSALCTGWVAGSLHYE from the coding sequence ATGAACCATTTCGACACAATCATCATCGGAGGAGGACCGGCTGGCATGATGGCTGCCATTTCCAGTTCTTTCTACGCACAGAAAACCTTGCTTATCGAGAAAAATAAACGACTGGGTAAGAAATTAGCTGGTACAGGTGGCGGTCGCTGCAATGTGACCAATAATGGAGATTTGGATGACCTCCTGGCTGGTATTCCTGGTAACGGACGCTTTCTTTACAGCGTTTTTTCCCAGTTTGACAACCATGATATCATCAACTTCTTTACAGAGAACGGCGTCAAACTCAAGGTCGAAGACCACGACCGTGTTTTCCCTGCGACAGACAAGTCCCGCACCATCATCGAAGCTTTGGAAAAGAAAATTGCAGAGCTGGGTGGCACTGTCATCACCAATACTGAAATTGTCTCCGTCAAAAAATCCGATAGCCTTTTTTCTGTCAGATCCAGCGGCCAGACTTGGACCTGCCAGAAATTGATTGTGACGACTGGCGGCAAGTCCTACCCTTCAACAGGCTCGACAGGTTTTGGACACGATATTGCCCGACACTTCAAGCACACGGTGACTGACCTGGAAGCTGCTGAAAGTCCTCTTCTGACTGACTTTCCTCACAAAGCGCTTCAGGGGATTTCGCTGGACGATGTGACCCTCAGCTATGGCAAGCATGTCATCACCCACGACTTGCTCTTTACCCACTTTGGCCTATCAGGTCCGGCAGCCCTGCGCTTGTCTAGCTTTGTCAAGGGCGGTGAAACCATCTATATGGACCTTTTGCCACAGATGAGTCAGCAGGCTCTGGCGGATTTTTTAGAAGAACATCGGGAAAAATCCCTGAAGAACTGCCTGAAAATTCTCCTGCCCGAGCGAATGGCAGACTTTTTTGCCCACCCCTTTCCCGAGAAAGTCAAACATCTCAGTCTCAGTGAAAAAGAGGCTCTCATCCAGCAAATCAAGGAACTAGCAATCCCTGTCACTGGCAAAATGTCTCTGGCCAAATCCTTTGTAACCAAAGGCGGCGTCAGCCTCAAAGAAATTAATCCCAAAACTCTGGAAAGCAAACTGGTTCCCGGCCTCCACTTCGCTGGAGAGGTCCTAGACATCAATGCCCACACGGGCGGCTTCAACATCACATCTGCCCTCTGCACCGGCTGGGTGGCAGGAAGCTTGCATTATGAGTGA